A section of the Diabrotica virgifera virgifera chromosome 8, PGI_DIABVI_V3a genome encodes:
- the LOC114337037 gene encoding endoglucanase gives MLSLKIAVAILSLAGVTIAQDLTPIPGGKSGDGVTTRYWDCCAPSCAWYPRIHTQNGVPIQTCKADGVTPSDKDLNAQSGCEVGGVAYTCTNQSPKIINETLAYTFVAASFAGGLDYADCCICLVMDFKGKLAGKRLLAQVTNTGEALGQNHFDIQMPGGGVGIYNLGCKTQWNAPDDGWGERYGGVTDIKGCKQLPEQLQEGCRFRFTWMKGVPNPPVSFYQIKCPEYFVGVSKCGDL, from the exons ATGTTGTCTTTGAAAATAGCAGTTGCTATTTTGTCACTTG CGGGCGTTACTATCGCACAGGATTTAACTCCTATACCTGGTGGCAAAAGTGGTGATGGTGTAACTACAAGATACTGGGACTGCTGCGCTCCATCATGCGCTTGGTACCCAAGAATCCACACGCAAAACGGTGTTCCCATCCAAACGTGTAAAGCCGATGGTGTTACTCCAAGTGATAAAGACTTAAACGCACAATCTGGTTGCGAGGTTGGTGGAGTAGCATACACCTGCACTAACCAATCGCCCAAGATCATTAACGAGACTTTGGCTTACACTTTCGTAGCAGCCTCATTCGCTGGTGGTCTTGACTACGCCGACTGCTGCATATGTCTGGTCATGGACTTCAAAGGTAAGCTCGCCGGAAAACGTTTGTTGGCTCAGGTTACCAATACAGGTGAAGCTCTTGGCCAAAACCATTTCGATATCCAAATGCCCGGAGGTGGAGTAGGCATCTACAATCTGGGATGCAAGACTCAGTGGAACGCTCCAGATGATGGTTGGGGTGAGAGGTATGGAGGAGTAACTGATATCAAGGGATGCAAACAACTTCCGGAACAATTACAAGAGGGATGCAGATTCAGATTTACATGGATGAAGGGAGTTCCTAATCCACCAGTTTCGTTCTACCAAATCAAATGCCCAGAATATTTTGTCGGAGTCAGTAAATGTGGAGATTTGTAA
- the LOC114337048 gene encoding endoglucanase: MLSLKIAFAILSLAGVTIAQDITPIPGGKSGDGVTTRYWDCCAPSCAWDEIIHTQNGIPVQTCHTDGVTPSDRATNAQSGCEVNGVAYTCTNQSPKIINDSLAYTFVAASFAGGLDYKDCCICLLMDFKGELAGKRMLTQVTNTGEALGQNHFDIQIPGGGVGIFNLGCKTQWNAPDDGWGERYGGVTSLEGCNQLPEQLQEGCRFRFTWMKGVPNPPVSFYQIKCPDYFVGISKCGDL; this comes from the exons ATGTTGTCTTTGAAAATAGCATTTGCTATTTTGTCACTTG CGGGCGTCACTATCGCTCAGGATATAACTCCTATACCTGGTGGTAAAAGTGGTGATGGTGTAACTACAAGATACTGGGACTGCTGCGCCCCATCATGCGCTTGGGACGAAATAATCCACACGCAAAACGGTATCCCCGTCCAAACATGCCATACCGACGGTGTCACTCCAAGTGATAGAGCCACAAACGCACAATCTGGTTGTGAGGTTAATGGAGTAGCATACACCTGCACTAACCAATCACCCAAGATCATTAACGATTCTTTGGCTTACACTTTCGTAGCAGCCTCATTCGCTGGAGGTCTTGACTACAAAGACTGCTGCATATGCCTGCTCATGGACTTCAAAGGTGAGCTCGCTGGAAAACGGATGTTAACTCAGGTTACTAACACCGGTGAGGCTCTTGGCCAAAACCATTTTGATATCCAAATTCCCGGAGGTGGAGTAGGCATCTTCAATTTGGGATGCAAAACTCAGTGGAACGCTCCAGACGATGGTTGGGGTGAGAGATATGGAGGAGTAACTAGTCTCGAGGGGTGCAATCAACTTCCGGAACAATTACAAGAGGGATGTAGATTCAGGTTTACATGGATGAAGGGAGTTCCTAATCCACCAGTTTCATTCTACCAAATTAAATGCCCAGATTATTTTGTCGGAATCAGTAAATGTGgagatttgtaa